One stretch of Amycolatopsis sp. 195334CR DNA includes these proteins:
- the pyrF gene encoding orotidine-5'-phosphate decarboxylase — protein sequence MIMERFGARLAKAIAARGSLCAGVDPHPGLLRAWELPEDANGLERFALSATEAIAEHVAIIKPQSAFFETYGSKGIAVLERVVALAREAGALVLLDVKRGDVGSTMAAYTAAYLADGAPLAADAITVSPYLGFGSLEAALTAAETSGRGVFVLARTSNPESAGLQGTVTPSGRTVAQEIVDAVAERNTGTAPLGDIGVVAGATIGRGELDLNRLNGPILAPGFGAQGATAADLRALFGAGSPAVLAASSRDILRHGPAPSALREAVFRVRDSLRD from the coding sequence ATGATCATGGAGCGGTTCGGGGCCCGGCTGGCGAAGGCGATCGCCGCCCGTGGCTCGCTGTGCGCCGGGGTGGACCCCCACCCCGGCCTGCTGCGGGCGTGGGAGCTGCCGGAGGACGCGAACGGGCTGGAGCGGTTCGCGCTGAGCGCCACCGAGGCGATCGCCGAGCACGTGGCGATCATCAAGCCGCAGTCGGCGTTCTTCGAGACCTACGGCTCGAAGGGCATCGCGGTGCTGGAGCGGGTCGTCGCACTGGCCCGCGAGGCCGGTGCGCTGGTCCTGCTCGACGTCAAGCGCGGGGACGTCGGGTCGACCATGGCCGCCTACACCGCGGCCTACCTGGCCGACGGGGCGCCGCTGGCGGCCGACGCCATCACCGTCTCGCCCTACCTCGGTTTCGGCTCGCTGGAAGCCGCGCTGACGGCCGCCGAAACCAGCGGGCGCGGGGTTTTCGTGCTCGCGCGCACGTCCAACCCGGAGAGCGCCGGGCTGCAGGGCACGGTGACCCCGTCCGGCCGCACGGTGGCCCAGGAAATCGTCGACGCGGTGGCCGAGCGCAACACGGGGACCGCGCCACTGGGCGACATCGGCGTGGTCGCCGGCGCCACCATCGGCCGCGGGGAACTGGACCTGAATAGGCTGAACGGCCCAATCCTGGCGCCGGGTTTCGGTGCGCAGGGCGCCACCGCGGCGGATTTACGTGCTCTTTTCGGGGCGGGTTCACCGGCCGTGCTGGCGGCTTCCTCACGCGACATCCTGCGTCACGGACCGGCCCCGTCGGCCCTGCGTGAGGCCGTGTTCCGGGTGCGGGATTCGTTGCGGGACTGA
- the carB gene encoding carbamoyl-phosphate synthase large subunit yields the protein MPKRTDIEHVLVIGSGPIVIGQAAEFDYSGTQACRVLREEGLRVSLVNSNPATIMTDPEFADSTYIEPVTPDFVEKVIATERPQALLATLGGQTALNCAVALHERGVLEKYGVELIGADIDAIQRGEDRQKFKDIVRQVGAEVPRSAVCHSMEEVRETVEKLGLPVVIRPSFTMGGLGSGMAHTSEDLERLASVGLEESPVTEVLIEESVLGWKEYELELMRDRHDNVVVICSIENVDAMGVHTGDSVTVAPAMTLTDREYQHMRDVGIDVLRAVGVDTGGCNIQFAINPRDGRMVVIEMNPRVSRSSALASKATGFPIAKIAAKLAIGYTLDEIRNDITGETPASFEPTLDYVVVKVPRFAFEKFPGADPTLTTTMKSVGEAMSMGRSFPEALGKALRSIDTKASGFWTVPDPDGATLESTLDSLRNPHDGRLYAVERALRLGATVEQVHEASGIDPWFIDQIALIGEVGQEIATAPVLDGELLRRGKRTGLSDRQIAALRPELAGEDGVRALRHRLGVRPVFKTVDTCAAEFAAKTPYHYSAYETDPAAESEVSPQRDKQKVLILGSGPNRIGQGIEFDYSCVHAALALREAGFEAVMVNCNPETVSTDYDTSDRLYFEPLSFEDVLEVVHAERESGTVAGVIVQLGGQTPLALARRLAAAGVPVVGTSPEAIHLAEDRGAFGEVLRAAGLPAPRYGTATSFEGAKRIADEIGYPVLVRPSYVLGGRGMEIVYDEQSLAGYIQRATEVTPEHPVLVDRFLDDSIEIDVDALFDGEDLYLGGVMEHIEEAGIHSGDSSCALPPITLGRTDLDTVRRSTEAIARGVGVRGLLNVQYALKDDVLYVLEANPRASRTVPFVSKATAVPLAKAASLIMTGSTIKELRASGVLPAEGDGGDLPADSPVSVKEAVLPFHRFRTPEGHGVDSLLGPEMKSTGEVMGVDVSFGKAFAKSQSGAYGSLPTSGRVFVSVANRDKRSLVFPVKRLADLGFEILATSGTAEVLRRNGIQCSVLRKHFEGSTEGEPNVVEVILGGGVDMVINTPYGNSGPRVDGYEIRTAAVSRDIPCITTIQGAAAAVHGIEALIRGDIGVRSLQELQAALRASK from the coding sequence ATGCCGAAACGCACAGACATCGAGCACGTGCTCGTCATCGGTTCCGGCCCGATCGTGATCGGGCAGGCCGCCGAGTTCGACTACTCCGGCACCCAGGCCTGCCGCGTGCTGCGCGAGGAGGGCCTGCGGGTCAGCCTGGTGAACTCGAACCCGGCCACGATCATGACCGACCCGGAGTTCGCCGACTCGACCTACATCGAGCCGGTCACCCCCGACTTCGTCGAGAAGGTCATCGCCACCGAGCGCCCCCAGGCGCTGCTGGCCACCCTCGGCGGGCAGACCGCGCTGAACTGCGCGGTCGCCCTGCACGAGCGCGGCGTGCTGGAGAAGTACGGCGTCGAACTGATCGGCGCCGACATCGATGCCATCCAGCGCGGCGAGGACCGCCAGAAGTTCAAGGACATCGTCCGCCAGGTCGGCGCCGAGGTGCCGCGCAGCGCGGTGTGCCACTCGATGGAGGAGGTCCGCGAGACCGTCGAGAAGCTCGGCCTCCCGGTGGTCATCCGGCCGTCGTTCACCATGGGCGGGCTCGGCTCGGGCATGGCGCACACCAGCGAGGACCTCGAGCGGCTGGCCTCGGTCGGGCTGGAGGAGAGCCCGGTCACCGAGGTGCTCATCGAGGAGAGCGTGCTCGGCTGGAAGGAGTACGAGCTCGAGCTGATGCGCGACCGGCACGACAACGTGGTGGTCATCTGCTCGATCGAGAACGTGGACGCGATGGGCGTGCACACCGGCGACTCGGTCACCGTCGCGCCGGCGATGACCCTGACCGACCGCGAGTACCAGCACATGCGCGACGTCGGCATCGACGTGCTGCGCGCGGTCGGGGTGGACACCGGCGGCTGCAACATCCAGTTCGCGATCAACCCGCGCGACGGCCGCATGGTGGTCATCGAGATGAACCCGCGGGTGTCGCGGTCGAGCGCGCTGGCCTCCAAGGCGACCGGCTTCCCGATCGCCAAGATCGCCGCCAAGCTGGCCATCGGCTACACCCTCGACGAGATCCGCAACGACATCACCGGCGAGACCCCGGCCTCGTTCGAGCCCACGCTCGACTACGTGGTGGTGAAGGTGCCGCGGTTCGCCTTCGAGAAGTTCCCCGGCGCGGACCCGACGCTGACCACCACGATGAAGAGCGTCGGCGAGGCCATGTCGATGGGCCGCAGCTTCCCGGAGGCGCTGGGCAAGGCGCTGCGCTCGATCGACACCAAGGCGTCGGGCTTCTGGACCGTGCCCGACCCCGACGGCGCCACCCTGGAGTCCACTCTGGACTCCCTGCGCAACCCGCACGACGGCCGCCTGTACGCGGTCGAGCGGGCGCTGCGGCTGGGCGCCACCGTCGAGCAGGTGCACGAGGCCAGCGGCATCGACCCGTGGTTCATCGACCAGATCGCGCTGATCGGCGAGGTGGGCCAGGAGATCGCCACCGCCCCGGTGCTCGACGGCGAACTGCTGCGCCGCGGCAAGCGCACCGGCCTGTCCGACCGCCAGATCGCCGCGCTGCGCCCGGAACTGGCCGGCGAGGACGGCGTGCGCGCGCTGCGGCACCGCCTCGGCGTGCGCCCGGTGTTCAAGACGGTGGACACCTGCGCGGCCGAGTTCGCCGCCAAAACCCCTTACCACTACTCGGCTTACGAGACCGATCCCGCCGCGGAGTCGGAGGTCTCGCCGCAGCGGGACAAGCAGAAGGTGCTCATCCTCGGCTCCGGGCCGAACCGGATCGGGCAGGGCATCGAGTTCGACTACTCGTGCGTGCACGCCGCGCTCGCCCTGCGCGAGGCCGGTTTCGAAGCGGTGATGGTCAACTGCAACCCGGAAACCGTGTCCACCGACTACGACACCTCCGACCGGCTCTACTTCGAGCCACTGTCCTTTGAGGACGTTCTCGAGGTGGTCCACGCCGAACGCGAGTCGGGCACCGTGGCCGGGGTGATCGTGCAGCTGGGCGGCCAGACCCCGCTCGCGCTCGCGCGCCGCCTCGCCGCGGCGGGCGTGCCGGTGGTCGGCACCTCGCCCGAGGCCATCCACCTGGCCGAGGACCGCGGTGCCTTCGGCGAGGTGCTGCGCGCCGCCGGGCTTCCGGCGCCGCGCTACGGCACGGCGACCTCGTTCGAGGGCGCCAAGCGGATCGCCGACGAGATCGGCTACCCGGTGCTGGTGCGCCCGTCGTACGTGCTCGGCGGGCGGGGCATGGAGATCGTCTACGACGAGCAGTCGCTGGCGGGCTACATCCAGCGCGCCACCGAGGTCACCCCGGAGCACCCGGTGCTGGTGGACCGCTTCCTCGACGACTCCATCGAGATCGACGTGGACGCCCTGTTCGACGGGGAGGACCTGTACCTGGGCGGCGTGATGGAGCACATCGAGGAGGCCGGGATCCACTCCGGCGACTCCTCGTGCGCGCTGCCGCCGATCACCCTGGGCCGCACCGACCTGGACACCGTCCGGCGCTCCACCGAGGCGATCGCGCGCGGCGTCGGCGTGCGCGGCCTGCTGAACGTGCAGTACGCGCTCAAGGACGACGTGCTCTACGTGCTGGAGGCGAACCCGCGGGCCTCGCGCACGGTGCCGTTCGTGTCCAAGGCGACCGCCGTGCCGCTGGCGAAGGCGGCTTCGCTGATCATGACCGGCTCCACCATCAAGGAACTGCGCGCCTCCGGGGTGCTCCCGGCCGAGGGCGACGGGGGCGACCTGCCCGCAGACTCCCCGGTGTCGGTCAAGGAAGCCGTGCTGCCCTTCCACCGCTTCCGCACGCCGGAAGGCCACGGCGTGGATTCCTTGCTGGGCCCGGAAATGAAGTCCACCGGCGAGGTGATGGGCGTGGACGTCTCGTTCGGCAAGGCCTTCGCCAAGTCGCAGAGCGGTGCCTACGGTTCGCTGCCCACCTCGGGCCGCGTGTTCGTCTCGGTGGCCAACCGCGACAAGCGCTCGCTGGTCTTCCCGGTCAAGCGCCTGGCCGACCTCGGCTTCGAGATCCTGGCCACCTCCGGGACCGCGGAAGTGCTGCGCCGCAACGGGATCCAGTGCTCGGTGCTGCGCAAGCACTTCGAGGGCAGCACCGAAGGCGAGCCGAACGTGGTCGAGGTGATCCTCGGCGGCGGGGTGGACATGGTGATCAACACCCCGTACGGCAACAGCGGCCCGCGCGTGGACGGCTACGAGATCCGGACCGCCGCGGTTTCGCGCGACATTCCTTGCATCACCACGATTCAGGGCGCTGCCGCGGCCGTGCACGGCATCGAGGCGCTCATCCGGGGTGATATCGGGGTGCGCTCCCTCCAGGAGCTCCAGGCGGCGCTCAGGGCGTCGAAATGA